The following proteins are co-located in the Apium graveolens cultivar Ventura chromosome 5, ASM990537v1, whole genome shotgun sequence genome:
- the LOC141724933 gene encoding cysteine--tRNA ligase 2, cytoplasmic-like: protein MAEEIGELIVYNNLTKQKEVFKPKVAGKVGMYVCGVTAYDYSHIGHARAYVAFDILYRYLRHLGYEVTYVRNFTDVDDKIIKRANERGMDPISLSSEFCQEFLKDMNDLQCLLPTHQPRVSDHMEQIKDMISQIENNGCAYRVEGDVYFSVDNSPKYGQLSGRKLEDNRSGERVAVDSRKRNPADFALWKSAKDGEPSWESPWGPGRPGWHIECSAMSAEYLTPIFDIHGGGMDLIFPHHENEIAQSCAACPESNVSYWMHNGFVTTNDEKMSKSLGNFFTIRKATELYHPLALRHFLLGTHYRSPVNYSIAQIEIASEAVYRIYQTLQDCQDALYQEGSADTVAEPTGKKVRITDAANECIRNLQSDVQKMSDDLHTYSLLNSALPEALKLINSSLTMLKKKQQQKQKQSVIQSLKELEKEVRDALDILGLLSSLEYSEVLGQLKSKALTRSGFEDDYIEDQIKERALARKNKEFSRGDKIRSELAAKGISLMDVGSETIWRPCVPVQHEQLAVPKEAKPCVPVQEQGIPKEAKSCEDAEKKQQAQLVQVKSEEPLPREQDPSGVEAVTEKPMLPPTA, encoded by the exons ATGGCAGAAGAGATAGGTGAATTGATTGTGTACAACAACTTAACTAAGCAAAAGGAGGTGTTTAAGCCCAAagtcgccggaaaagtcgggATGTATGTTTGCGGCGTCACTGCGTATGATTACAGTCACATCGGTCACGCCAGAGCCTATGTCGCTTTCGATATCCTCTATAG GTATCTACGACATTTGGGCTATGAAGTCACTTATGTGCGAAATTTTACTGATGTTGATGACAAG ATCATCAAAAGAGCAAATGAGAGGGGGATGGATCCCATATCTTTGAGTTCTGAATTTTGCCAAGAGTTTTTGAAAGACATGAATGATCTTCAATGTTTGCTTCCTACGCATCAACCACGTGTTTCTGATCACATGGAACAAATTAAAGATATGATATCTCAG ATAGAAAATAATGGTTGTGCTTATCGAGTTGAAGGGGATGTTTACTTTTCTGTTGATAACTCCCCAAAATATGGTCAATTATCTGGACGGAAGCTGGAGGACAATAGATCTGGTGAACGGGTTGCAGTTGATTCAAGAAAGAGAAATCCTGCTGATTTTGCTTTGTGGAAG TCTGCAAAGGATGGCGAACCAAGTTGGGAAAGCCCCTGGGGTCCAGGAAGACCAGGATGGCACATAGAATGCAGTGCTATGAGTGCTGAATATCTAACTCCTATATTTGATATTCATGGTGGTGGGATGGATTTGATATTTCCTCACCATGAAAATGAAATTGCCCAAAGTTGTGCAGCCTGCCCAGAAAGTAATGTGAGTTATTGGATGCATAACGGTTTTGTTACCACAAATGATGAGAAAATGTCAAAATCCTTGGGGAACTTCTTCACTATTAGGAAG GCTACAGAATTGTACCACCCACTGGCTTTAAGGCATTTTCTGTTGGGAACACATTATCGATCTCCTGTAAACTATTCAATTGCACAGATAGAGATTGCATCTGAGGCTGTGTATCGAATATATCAG ACGTTGCAAGACTGCCAAGATGCTTTATACCAGGAAGGAAGTGCGGACACTGTAGCTGAACCAACAGGGAAGAAAGTTCGCATTACCGATGCTGCCAACGAATGCATCCGTAACCTGCAGAGTGATGTTCAGAAAATGTCAGATGATTTACATACATATTCCTTGTTGAATTCTGCATTGCCCGAAGCTTTGAAATTGATTAATAGCTCCTTGACTATGCTCAAG AAGAAGCAACAACAGAAACAGAAACAGTCAGTTATTCAATCTCTAAAAGAGCTAGAGAAGGAAGTTAGGGATGCTTTGGACATCTTGGGCTTGCTCTCCAGTTTAGAATATTCCGAG GTTCTTGGACAATTGAAAAGCAAAGCACTCACGAGATCAGGTTTTGAGGATGATTACATAGAAGATCAAATCAAGGAGAGAGCATTGGCTAGGAAAAACAAAGAATTTTCTAGAGGAGACAAAATAAGGAGTGAGTTAGCTGCCAAAGGCATCTCTCTAATGGATGTGGGCAGTGAAACAATTTGGAGGCCCTGTGTGCCGGTTCAACATGAACAATTAGCTGTACCAAAAGAAGCAAAACCATGTGTGCCAGTTCAAGAACAAGGTATACCAAAAGAAGCAAAATCATGTGAGGATGCTGAGAAAAAACAGCAGGCTCAGTTGGTGCAAGTCAAATCAGAAGAACCATTGCCAAGAGAACAAGACCCGTCAGGTGTTGAAGCTGTAACAGAAAAGCCGATGCTGCCTCCAACCGCGTGA